One Pseudomonas muyukensis DNA segment encodes these proteins:
- a CDS encoding ATP-binding protein, which produces MLRLFLGLYLILAAGLVVALQTVEHTLDALLAPQMEAASRETFRGTVHALVEQLRGVQAEQRAQRLERLRPDYGLGLALVRADQLALSAREQAQLAQGQLVLREQYTQLYSRIDDGEQLLSVTLPREPNFMPVYIATAYAMLALLLGVVLFFWVRPHWRDLEKLRLAAQRFGDNDLSARVRMPRRSSISDVAGHFDLMAARIEGLIANQRELTNAVSHELRTPIARLNFELDQLGKQQDPVEARQLISDMYSDLGELEDMVSELLTYASLEHGAAAISLQAVEAGSWLDSVVASVTLEAEANGIEIHLAPSAVETFSIEPRFMARAVINLLRNAIRYAEGHIQVSLACSDGQFRLQVDDDGPGVPVAGRDRIFEPFSRLDSSRDRRTGGFGLGLALVRRVAQSHGGEAQVGDAAGGGASLRMIWPARGWTAPGGRKGSEGVGHLAEH; this is translated from the coding sequence ATGCTGCGCCTGTTCCTGGGCCTGTACCTGATCCTGGCCGCGGGCCTGGTGGTGGCGTTGCAAACCGTCGAGCACACCCTCGACGCACTGCTCGCCCCGCAGATGGAGGCCGCCAGCCGCGAAACCTTCCGCGGCACGGTGCATGCGCTGGTCGAGCAATTGCGCGGGGTTCAGGCAGAGCAGCGCGCCCAGCGCCTGGAACGGCTGCGCCCCGACTATGGCTTGGGGCTGGCACTGGTGCGCGCCGACCAGCTGGCGCTGAGCGCGCGTGAACAGGCGCAGTTGGCGCAGGGCCAATTGGTGTTGCGCGAACAGTACACCCAGCTGTACAGCCGCATCGATGACGGCGAGCAACTGCTGAGCGTGACGCTGCCCCGCGAGCCCAATTTCATGCCGGTCTACATCGCCACGGCCTATGCGATGCTGGCGTTGCTGCTGGGCGTGGTGTTGTTCTTCTGGGTGCGCCCGCACTGGCGTGACCTGGAAAAACTGCGCCTGGCCGCCCAGCGCTTCGGCGACAACGACCTGTCGGCACGGGTGCGCATGCCGCGGCGCTCGAGCATCAGCGATGTGGCGGGGCATTTCGACCTGATGGCCGCGCGTATCGAAGGGCTGATCGCCAACCAGCGCGAGTTGACCAACGCTGTGTCCCACGAGCTGCGCACGCCCATCGCGCGCCTGAATTTCGAGCTCGATCAGCTCGGCAAGCAACAGGATCCGGTCGAGGCGCGCCAGCTGATCAGCGACATGTATTCCGACCTGGGCGAGCTGGAAGACATGGTGTCCGAGTTGCTCACCTACGCCAGCCTGGAGCACGGTGCGGCCGCCATCAGCCTGCAAGCGGTCGAGGCCGGCAGCTGGCTGGACAGCGTGGTTGCCAGCGTGACCCTGGAGGCCGAGGCCAATGGCATCGAGATTCACCTGGCGCCGAGCGCCGTCGAGACGTTCAGTATCGAACCGCGGTTCATGGCCAGGGCGGTGATCAACCTGTTGCGTAACGCGATCCGCTATGCCGAAGGGCATATCCAGGTTTCCCTGGCATGCAGTGACGGCCAGTTCCGGCTGCAGGTCGACGATGACGGGCCGGGGGTGCCGGTGGCGGGGCGCGACCGGATCTTCGAGCCCTTTTCGCGGCTCGACAGCAGCCGCGACCGGCGCACTGGCGGTTTCGGCCTGGGGCTGGCCTTGGTGCGGCGGGTGGCGCAGTCCCATGGCGGGGAGGCACAGGTGGGGGATGCGGCAGGTGGGGGCGCGTCCTTGCGCATGATCTGGCCGGCCCGGGGTTGGACAGCCCCGGGCGGTCGAAAGGGGTCAGAAGGTGTAGGTCATCTGGCTGAGCACTGA
- a CDS encoding response regulator, with product MESSGPGKVLLVEDDEKLSGLIAHYLSQHGFQVREVHRGDLARQAFAEFQPSLVVLDLMLPGQDGLQVCREIRALSDTPIVILTAREDDLDHILGLESGADDYVIKPIKPPVLLARLRALQRRHAPQASPGGALVFGELKIDPVCREVTLEGEALEFTTMEFDLLQLLADNAGVILSRDDILNKMRGIDFDGMNRSVDVYISKLRTKLNDTPREPVRIKTVWGKGYLFNPFAWER from the coding sequence ATGGAAAGCTCTGGCCCAGGCAAGGTGCTGTTGGTGGAAGACGACGAGAAGCTCTCGGGGTTGATCGCGCATTACCTGTCACAACATGGTTTCCAGGTGCGCGAGGTGCATCGCGGCGACCTGGCGCGCCAGGCGTTCGCCGAATTCCAGCCGTCGCTGGTGGTGCTCGACCTGATGCTGCCGGGGCAGGATGGCTTGCAGGTGTGCCGGGAAATCCGCGCCCTGAGCGATACGCCGATCGTGATCCTCACCGCCCGCGAGGACGACCTGGACCATATCCTCGGCCTTGAGTCGGGGGCCGACGACTACGTGATCAAGCCGATCAAGCCGCCAGTGTTGCTGGCCCGCCTGCGCGCCCTGCAACGGCGCCATGCGCCGCAGGCCAGCCCCGGTGGTGCGCTGGTGTTCGGCGAACTGAAGATCGACCCGGTGTGCCGCGAGGTGACGCTGGAGGGCGAGGCGCTCGAGTTCACCACCATGGAATTCGACCTGCTCCAGCTGCTGGCCGACAACGCCGGGGTGATCCTGTCTCGCGACGATATTCTCAACAAGATGCGCGGCATCGACTTCGATGGCATGAACCGCAGCGTCGACGTCTACATCAGCAAGCTGCGCACCAAGCTCAACGACACCCCGCGCGAGCCGGTACGCATCAAGACCGTGTGGGGCAAGGGCTACCTGTTCAACCCGTTCGCCTGGGAGCGCTAG
- a CDS encoding TonB-dependent siderophore receptor: protein MSARRTSLACSIRQATLALSLCGAALATSTAWAAAQRYDIPAGSLAAAVSQFAAASGVTISFSHSETSGLRSSGLQGSFELEQGFATLLQGSGLRVLQVGEKRYVLDKAQSGDAIELGATSIDATGLGSTSEGTGSYTTGSANTATGLRLSARETPQSVSVVTRQQIEDQNLTDVAQVLEQTPGVVVDSMGPAGSDANHIYVRGFEVGSIQVDGINRPDSFGFRDDLADMVSYDRVEVVRGATGLMSGTGDPGATINLIRKKPTFDTQRKLTLKAGSWDSYRTELDVSGKLSQSGHVRGRFVASSTDNKSHIDRQSLDKQVAYGVVEWDLSDSTMLTVGAEYSEMDNDGAGNHGFPLFNADGSHFKPSRSFNSAADWSYHKRRSKTLFTTLEHQLDNGWQLKLNAEHSRRHYDDTFATAAAGTVNPDGSGLKTWSGRWAGDPRQTSFDLSASGPFELFSREHQGYLGASHYRAYYRNPGYHLWTSQAIDNIHTWDGSLAIPDAIYNETTEDALDETQDGLVASVRWSLTDDLSLITGARVIDWKRDESHTTLASGATTRTSRSETGVVTPYLGLVYDIDEHWSAYASYTTIFKPQSKQDATGGYLEPLEGVNYELGVKGEFWDKRLSTAFSVFEVQQDNFAVADGKKLAPDGNQAYRAESGTTTRGFEMEVAGQILPDWQVSASYTYAQAEDADGKRLLTEVPRDTFKLFTSYRLQSLPQLKVGGGVRWQGMEYYKDAGPHGETFSQGAYSVVDAMAQYAFTPQTSVSLNLNNLFDEKYYTAIGARGWYGTPRSATATLVYAF from the coding sequence ATGTCCGCACGCCGTACTTCGCTAGCCTGCAGCATTCGCCAGGCGACCCTCGCGCTGAGCCTTTGCGGTGCCGCGCTGGCGACCTCCACTGCCTGGGCCGCCGCGCAGCGCTACGATATTCCGGCCGGTAGCCTGGCCGCCGCGGTCAGCCAGTTCGCCGCTGCCAGTGGCGTCACCATCAGCTTCAGCCACAGTGAAACCAGCGGGTTGCGGTCGTCCGGGTTGCAAGGCAGCTTCGAACTCGAGCAAGGCTTCGCCACCTTGCTGCAGGGCAGTGGCTTGCGCGTGCTGCAGGTGGGGGAGAAGCGCTATGTGCTGGACAAGGCGCAAAGCGGCGACGCCATCGAGCTGGGCGCGACCAGCATCGATGCCACGGGCCTGGGCAGTACCAGCGAAGGCACTGGCAGCTACACCACGGGCTCGGCCAATACCGCCACCGGCTTGCGCCTCTCCGCTCGCGAGACGCCGCAGTCGGTCAGCGTGGTCACCCGCCAGCAGATCGAAGACCAGAACCTCACGGATGTCGCCCAGGTGCTCGAGCAAACGCCGGGCGTGGTGGTGGACAGCATGGGACCGGCCGGCAGCGACGCCAACCATATCTATGTACGCGGCTTCGAGGTTGGCAGCATCCAGGTCGACGGTATCAACCGCCCTGACAGCTTTGGCTTTCGCGACGACCTGGCCGACATGGTCAGCTACGACCGGGTAGAGGTGGTGCGTGGTGCCACTGGCCTGATGTCGGGCACCGGCGACCCGGGCGCGACCATCAACCTGATCCGCAAGAAACCGACCTTCGACACCCAGCGCAAGCTGACCCTGAAGGCGGGTTCCTGGGACAGCTACCGCACCGAGCTGGATGTCTCTGGCAAGTTGTCGCAGAGCGGCCATGTGCGCGGGCGTTTCGTCGCCTCGAGCACCGACAACAAGAGCCACATCGACCGCCAGTCACTGGACAAGCAGGTGGCCTACGGGGTGGTTGAATGGGACCTGAGCGACAGCACGATGCTGACCGTGGGCGCGGAATATTCCGAGATGGACAACGACGGAGCCGGCAACCATGGCTTCCCGCTGTTCAATGCCGATGGCAGCCACTTCAAGCCATCGCGCTCGTTCAACTCGGCGGCGGACTGGAGCTATCACAAGCGCCGCAGCAAAACCCTGTTCACCACCCTGGAGCACCAGCTGGACAACGGCTGGCAGCTGAAGCTGAACGCCGAACACAGTCGCCGCCACTACGACGACACCTTCGCCACCGCCGCCGCCGGTACCGTCAACCCCGACGGCAGTGGCCTGAAGACCTGGAGTGGACGCTGGGCTGGCGACCCGCGGCAGACCTCGTTCGATCTGTCGGCCTCCGGCCCGTTCGAGCTGTTTTCCCGGGAGCACCAGGGCTACCTGGGGGCCAGCCACTATCGGGCGTACTACCGCAACCCCGGTTACCACCTGTGGACGAGCCAGGCGATCGACAATATCCATACCTGGGACGGTTCGCTGGCGATCCCGGATGCCATCTACAACGAGACCACCGAAGATGCCCTGGATGAAACCCAGGACGGCCTGGTGGCCTCGGTGCGCTGGAGCCTGACCGACGACCTGTCGCTGATCACCGGCGCGCGGGTGATCGACTGGAAGCGCGACGAAAGCCATACCACCCTGGCCAGCGGCGCCACCACGCGCACCTCGCGCAGCGAGACCGGGGTGGTCACGCCGTACCTGGGGCTGGTGTATGACATCGACGAGCACTGGTCGGCCTACGCCAGCTACACCACGATCTTCAAGCCACAGAGCAAGCAGGATGCCACGGGGGGGTATCTTGAGCCGCTGGAGGGGGTGAACTACGAGCTGGGGGTCAAGGGCGAGTTCTGGGACAAGCGCCTGAGCACCGCCTTCAGTGTCTTCGAAGTGCAGCAGGATAACTTCGCCGTGGCTGACGGCAAGAAGCTGGCACCGGACGGCAACCAGGCCTACCGCGCCGAGTCCGGCACCACCACCCGCGGTTTCGAGATGGAAGTGGCCGGGCAGATCCTGCCCGATTGGCAAGTCTCCGCCAGCTACACCTATGCCCAGGCCGAAGACGCCGATGGCAAGCGCCTGCTCACCGAAGTGCCGCGCGATACCTTCAAGCTGTTCACCAGCTATCGCCTGCAATCCTTGCCGCAGTTGAAAGTGGGCGGGGGGGTGCGCTGGCAGGGCATGGAGTACTACAAGGACGCAGGGCCGCATGGCGAGACCTTCAGCCAGGGCGCGTACAGCGTGGTCGATGCGATGGCGCAATACGCATTCACGCCGCAAACCAGCGTGTCGCTGAACCTCAACAACCTGTTCGACGAGAAGTACTACACCGCGATCGGCGCGCGTGGCTGGTACGGCACTCCGCGCAGCGCCACGGCCACGTTGGTCTATGCGTTCTAG